One genomic region from Rothia dentocariosa ATCC 17931 encodes:
- a CDS encoding TetR/AcrR family transcriptional regulator C-terminal domain-containing protein → MSVLAQKLGVAPSSLYNHFQSRAEVLGAISDAVINDITLEPLIRATKILNEQHLSHAEKLELWTESLSLWGKSYRDAFSESTDLVTALALTPIDRAPQTLHMYDVLVQTLRAFGCPEYKTLNVIESLEAFLLGSAVDAHAPESIFNPAASADEYPYLQDAYTALQRSSQTPAENAFSLGLEAILHGLARTAIQEYNTNTE, encoded by the coding sequence ATGAGCGTACTTGCTCAGAAACTAGGCGTCGCCCCCTCTTCCTTATACAATCACTTTCAGTCTCGTGCCGAAGTACTGGGAGCTATAAGCGATGCGGTCATCAATGACATTACGCTGGAGCCCCTGATACGAGCGACTAAAATTCTTAACGAGCAGCACCTATCCCACGCCGAAAAGCTAGAACTCTGGACTGAATCTTTGAGTCTGTGGGGGAAGTCTTATCGAGACGCGTTCAGTGAGAGCACCGATCTGGTAACAGCGCTCGCATTGACCCCGATCGATCGGGCCCCTCAAACGTTACATATGTATGACGTCCTCGTTCAGACGTTAAGAGCTTTTGGGTGTCCAGAATATAAAACTTTAAATGTTATTGAATCTTTAGAGGCATTCCTGCTGGGATCCGCAGTAGATGCCCACGCCCCCGAATCTATCTTTAACCCTGCGGCTTCAGCAGATGAGTATCCATATTTACAAGACGCATATACAGCGCTGCAGCGTAGCTCGCAGACTCCAGCAGAGAACGCATTTAGCTTAGGACTCGAAGCGATTCTTCATGGTCTGGCGCGTACAGCGATACAGGAATACAACACGAATACAGAGTGA